The genomic stretch ACCAACCTAGAGGCGATACCAGAATTGATCCCATGCCTGCCAGAAGTTTTCGCCCCGCGAGACGACGGTGCGTGGCCCCACCACCTCTACGCCTGCGCGCCCCAGGAAGGCGTTTGCGCGATCAGGTGTCGCCAGTTCGACGCGGAACGTGACCGGAGCGGCTGGCTTCCAGGGGGCGGGCCAACTGGCGCGGTTGCTGAGCGCCTGGGCGACACGCTGCTCAATCAAGGCGCAGGCGTCGGCGTGGTTCAGGGTGCGGGCGGCAAAGCGGCCCAGACCCTTTTTGACGGGGGCTGTTACCACCTGCTCGCCCAGTAAGGCTTGCACCTCGCGGCAGGTGGCCTCGTCCCCAGCCACAAAGATACCAGGAACATCCCAGCAGCCGCAGATGGCCGCCAGAATGCCACTTTCCCCAACCAGGGTCTCGTTGATAGAGGCGTTATACCAGGCTTCTGAAGAGACGGTATGGCAGAGAACCCCATCAGGTGTGCCTGCCATCGCGTGCGCGCCGACAAAGAGCGCCGCATCGCAGCCCGCCTCCAGCGGAGTAATGTATCGCGCCCAGGGATAGCCGAAGACATATTCAGCCCCGCTCTCCAGGCGTTCAGGGATCAGGCTCTTGAAACTCCAGCCTCCTCCCGCGCCATGACAATCAACGACGACGATCTCAGTCGCGCCAGCAGCCTTCGCGCCCCGAACGGCGGCGCTGACCTCGCCGGTAAAGAGTCGCCGTCCCTCTTCGTA from Ktedonobacterales bacterium encodes the following:
- a CDS encoding M55 family metallopeptidase — translated: MRVIIWCDMEGVAGIEVWEQVTGGSPLYEEGRRLFTGEVSAAVRGAKAAGATEIVVVDCHGAGGGWSFKSLIPERLESGAEYVFGYPWARYITPLEAGCDAALFVGAHAMAGTPDGVLCHTVSSEAWYNASINETLVGESGILAAICGCWDVPGIFVAGDEATCREVQALLGEQVVTAPVKKGLGRFAARTLNHADACALIEQRVAQALSNRASWPAPWKPAAPVTFRVELATPDRANAFLGRAGVEVVGPRTVVSRGENFWQAWDQFWYRL